A portion of the Halalkalicoccus subterraneus genome contains these proteins:
- a CDS encoding HNH endonuclease signature motif containing protein — translation MEPEDKFGNEIYSNIYEELCEYGARLKQVGYQESRNKPNLFYYEKTPGIMFFMDMRGTQQVKIWEDTRPLFYWNIDLTMPDWGRRCLLKQERERLMSHQVPLRISFYAGMGSGFAEADNSKVPDPFGGPDGYCRTCGEDLSSNEMLCSEDCERDQHPNRFCESCNDRLEWDQLIRHHVSYYPEEIVNVCRSCHRKIHLEDSFHPELTPPQEDIERFYE, via the coding sequence ATGGAACCAGAAGATAAGTTCGGGAATGAGATCTACTCCAATATTTACGAGGAACTTTGCGAATATGGTGCTCGATTAAAACAGGTAGGGTATCAGGAGTCCCGTAACAAACCAAACCTCTTCTACTACGAGAAGACGCCTGGTATCATGTTCTTCATGGATATGCGTGGAACACAACAGGTGAAAATTTGGGAGGACACTCGACCCCTATTTTACTGGAATATCGATCTCACTATGCCGGATTGGGGCAGGCGATGTCTTCTCAAGCAAGAACGGGAGCGATTAATGAGTCATCAAGTTCCGCTACGCATCAGTTTCTACGCTGGCATGGGAAGTGGCTTCGCAGAAGCCGATAATTCGAAGGTGCCGGATCCATTTGGAGGACCCGACGGGTACTGCCGTACCTGCGGTGAGGACTTGAGTTCGAATGAGATGCTTTGTTCGGAAGACTGTGAGAGAGACCAGCACCCGAACCGATTCTGTGAATCCTGTAACGACCGGCTGGAGTGGGATCAACTCATTCGTCACCACGTCAGTTACTACCCCGAAGAGATAGTGAATGTGTGCCGGTCCTGTCACCGGAAAATCCATCTTGAGGACTCCTTCCATCCCGAGCTTACGCCACCACAGGAAGACATAGAACGCTTCTATGAGTGA
- a CDS encoding DNA cytosine methyltransferase: MDLTAVDLFSGGGGASLGIHRVDGIELRGAAEINDEVCDHYNKNLPVEAADIDLTDEDALNQICAKYDLKPADIDLVIGCPPCQKYSSLQDTTPPLEDGPKNKLLNVYIDLILKIAPKVVVFENVPGLMSEKNEQYLEDLKYHLRKSNYGFDLKRLCTADYGVPQDRDRVIGIGIQGVSSEEVSLPEPTHAPPEKADAEGKKPYRTVADAIDDLPPLEAGETRSDLPFNGHRARNHRKKTIEFMKQIPQNGGSRTDLPDEDQLECHKNLENKASAGNVYGRMAWEEPGPTLTGRCTSPSSGRFVHPEQHRGISPREAARIMTFPDDYDLPESNGTAERLIGNAVPPDFIATVLTTFLTEHKDLIKEPQAQTAD; encoded by the coding sequence ATGGATCTGACGGCTGTTGACTTATTCAGTGGCGGCGGTGGCGCGTCACTTGGTATCCACCGTGTTGACGGGATAGAGTTGCGAGGAGCGGCGGAAATCAATGATGAGGTCTGTGATCATTACAATAAGAATCTCCCTGTGGAGGCCGCTGATATCGACCTTACCGATGAAGACGCCTTAAATCAGATCTGCGCCAAGTACGACTTGAAACCAGCAGACATTGATCTTGTCATCGGTTGCCCACCCTGCCAGAAGTACAGCAGTCTCCAAGACACAACACCGCCACTTGAAGACGGTCCGAAAAACAAACTGCTCAATGTCTACATCGACCTAATTCTCAAAATAGCCCCTAAAGTTGTCGTGTTCGAGAACGTCCCCGGGTTAATGTCTGAGAAGAACGAGCAATACCTAGAGGATCTCAAGTATCACCTTCGGAAATCCAATTATGGATTCGATCTGAAACGTCTCTGTACAGCGGATTACGGCGTACCACAAGACCGCGATCGAGTAATCGGTATTGGGATTCAGGGCGTGTCGAGTGAGGAAGTCTCACTCCCGGAACCTACACACGCCCCACCTGAGAAGGCTGATGCTGAAGGAAAGAAACCGTATCGGACAGTGGCCGATGCGATCGATGACCTCCCACCCCTAGAAGCAGGGGAAACACGCAGTGATCTGCCATTCAATGGTCACCGAGCGCGGAATCACCGAAAGAAGACAATCGAATTCATGAAGCAGATCCCTCAAAACGGAGGAAGCCGAACGGATCTGCCCGACGAAGACCAGCTAGAGTGTCATAAGAACTTGGAGAACAAAGCCAGTGCTGGGAACGTGTACGGTCGCATGGCCTGGGAAGAGCCAGGCCCAACACTTACTGGCCGGTGTACTTCCCCCAGTTCTGGTCGATTCGTCCACCCTGAACAACACCGTGGGATTAGTCCCCGAGAAGCAGCACGGATTATGACGTTCCCGGACGACTACGATCTCCCAGAATCGAACGGGACTGCAGAACGTCTAATTGGGAACGCTGTACCGCCGGACTTCATTGCGACTGTCCTGACTACCTTCCTCACAGAGCATAAGGATCTGATCAAAGAACCTCAGGCGCAGACAGCAGACTAA